A window of the Oncorhynchus mykiss isolate Arlee chromosome 15, USDA_OmykA_1.1, whole genome shotgun sequence genome harbors these coding sequences:
- the golgb1 gene encoding golgin subfamily B member 1 isoform X3, with protein MRSRCQVLEMLQGELNNADQQKQILTAQFRQMEQELAEAGRQREEERQQWAGWSSQAEAELVALRANLEASERDRAAQLASLEASERDRAAQLASLEASERDRSTQMEDLTVKLEWATREREEVTNREVARLEKELAALREEYGEGQRAGEALAELLTGLRSLAGEGAEEDIPVPTDPALCLGTLEAQLERLRVEQRESEERCAQVTHTMETLQEQLDKRTAEGEEAVARIQQLEQQIGMAARESLAQCVTDPAVEDVTDAEKAQILALEQQLLEKDHELAALRESLVLAEERGSNDAFKVISDQILDQRVDTAMAPCDSPTVLPDLLEDTREEDTTLVAEDRSSLSVSADNESSPELIESQSDSPGESKGASSDEMVTSSDSEVAHSSWTLLEAVNQDEGQQSPPILQGFGQLQMQSWEENSSEQETSTVQVESSSVIIRETVQVHLKQQGVTLSDSAPGQVFAQALADEMQNRYSELMAELQRLREAASESQERTQGLEEEIRSLAAAKDEAESQAQRYEEELQSARSEMDTVAQHSGSELERQSMVMHLLEEQLDSLQTEGSSKEQKIQALQADLDEAQRSLSEQEGQARMLSTQLEEGEITSSELEQKLQDMEASLLEFSQARDMAKAVLSERDTEINELQLRITQKEQEMMELSNGLSAKLLQTGEEMFLMSTEVKKLNKQIFELEKAGENEKATGESHVEDSDELTSLRKDKEDLTTQVATIKKRLQAALVQRKELMKKVAEFEKEADQRKGQVGKATEEAPASVPALEKYRKQEDMAIETTLEEFRQDLRSKEEVLEVLEQKISQQDQVLEETLEMTRRLSEGAQQTPEADTSSEITGLQSQVASPESDCETLQKKLQEAQDSHKETIRMAKEKDRHHREQLKQQKEEYNGLLERLEEQVGERDELLTRLSELEELQAQKEVSTEKEVHAELETNAAVEKIEKPAAGDWVQEDWVEFSAPENEAQQQQGDKPITNAEEPSQLLSADIEASLQALKEEVQAEKASCTELEGQLQESQASLSLRESELLVLGKELQALREKESQIEHVYEELEALREKCLQAQTYAEAVKAELEAAAKGAASDSAESTIAVLQTEVEDFKQFLSNKNNEIMELSQQLGEQSSLLQSMQETVYEKDQSIASLQEGLRAEKERSQRLEAEVPQKQEEEKGSEAKILQLQQKLKAALISRKEALKENKSQKEELASTEKVITELQQRMEAREVELEKLRAERERLIEEVDRTLVENQSLGGSCESLKLAMEGMLTEKDFCKREAESAREEAARACREWEDKVHGMKDEYETLLKSYENVSDEAERVRRVLEAARQERKELVARARTHEAAKQEAERQKEEAQKEVDTVKDKMRKFAKTKQQKIMDLEEENERLREMDEKKGIRREDKALKGELERLKEEFEALKADLNATTAQRDSLEQQGVELREQLAQELEKGDILAPDKTPSSDDVVEETIVAQQPSTVMTKTTQEPVKSQPQDIEPHSQAIESEVAPPETPSVEEMVKTEITENTQALIDEKLSKMEEALQSERELRQQREAELTAELASLEQRLQETKEKEQTQREEPVKTDMSESELATIEGKRREMEAALHSEREPWQESEAELKAGLASLEQLLQESKVKEQSLMEESSKREAQLQELHSSLEVEKDDLEECLMNQLAQLNGSIAGYQQDAADSRERLAELQREVERLERERAELEALAESERDRAARLEEDKRQAQRERAEAEAESGKQKELEQQLKSAQRVKEGSQSRAKQLEELLREKQLEVRQMQKDCIQYQERISEMAREGKALQLGSNEVHKELGQAYLERTKVTDALKKAEAELSSCKAQLVETQTEASQAKAERRACEQTALQREAELKAEAEQSLDSVRFRLGAELKQIELRLEESYREKEREEDATREAKELTDTAERQAQQMQARLDESLARLAAFSRCMSSLQDDRDRVLDETRQWESRFNSTLQGKEAEVREGETRSRDLAEKLQKETAQREELQLTVDRLQKADEQWQLKWEQEEKKLRENQAALEQERGELQKSLAQTVTSLADTRAQLASLESEAEGLRHRTQALEEAVGKLQGETNEVRSQLKEREAEGRRLGLSVEQLETDLRSSKTLTESLQTTLCEKERREVELLGEKEQAVTEAAEEARREADARAQEAEKELEERREEVRGLEDRLRKAEEESSHSKARLDAFTKAMGSLQDDRDRVLGMYKQLEEKHLQVMMEKDALIQEAAAENNSLKEELRSLLVQRDDLHAEKAKLSAQLHGYRDDLTQVLTMKESQHKQLLSGQLERITTLEKERAELEAKIKSLEGGEAFVQAVERETLSQAGDSGNRQVRDAPGAEVEKLREQLQAARAQVESLEESLAKEREVQEARQKELKELRWEGGVTRTESETAAERVAELARDLLSMEQRLLEEREVAGQLRAQNQAFGQAMASLQGSRDQALSQAQELSLRLEEMSLVGGQQTPTTGHGGSTAEVWGLKNALSALQNDRERLLEQLQRQHSELTRLGGGELSRLSQELEEEKRRADEMADRMRELDNLRQRENQELEILRLEQVDWQVQAELLKQQTLATLSDRDQQVRQLGAMLEEARATRPKPPEEHHQRQLSHVFEENRHLSSQFQGSSQRLDEAESRCTALQRQLQELHEDNRKGTGEVDSAPGAPQQHSGLSESESLRVDFKDLQRRLDEEQQYRVAVEEQLMAAQDRLKRINQGEWQSAHEGQFSASETAVLIEPPGGSVTRIRGSNRPGLMRMLRVSFCSRQRTPLLVSLYLLTVHVLLLLCLGGYV; from the exons ATGCGGTCGCGCTGCCAGGTGCTGGAGATGCTGCAGGGGGAGCTGAACAATGCCGACCAGCAGAAACAG atcctcacggCTCAGTTCCGCCAGATGGAGCAGGAGCTGGCTGAGGctggcaggcagagggaggaggagagacagcagtGGGCTGGGTGGTCCAGCCAGGCCGAGGCAGAGCTGGTGGCCCTCCGAGCCAACCTGGAGGCCTCCGAGCGGGACAGAGCAGCCCAGCTAGCCAGTCTGGAGGCCTCCGAGCGGGACAGAGCAGCCCAGCTAGCCAGTCTGGAGgcttcagagagagacagatcaacCCAGATGGAGGACCTGACAGTGAAACTGGAGTGGGCCACTAGAGAGCGGGAGGAAGTGACCAACAGAGAAGTAGCCAGGTTGGAGAAGGAGCTTGCTGCCTTAAGAGAGGAGTATGGAGAGGGGCAAAGGGCAGGAGAGGCCCTGGCTGAGTTGTTGACAGGCCTGCGCTCTCTGGCTGGAGAGGGGGCCGAGGAGGACATCCCTGTACCCACCGACCCGGCCCTGTGCCTGGGTACACTGGAGGCCCAGCTGGAGAGGCTGAgggtggagcagagggagagcgaggaacGCTGCGCCCAGGTCACCCACACCATGGAGACATTGCAAG AACAACTGGATAAGCGCACCGCAGAAGGCGAAGAGGCAGTTGCTAGGATACAACAGCTGGAGCAGCAAATTGGAATG GCTGCTCGTGAGTCATTGGCCCAGTGTGTGACTGACCCGGCTGTGGAAGACGTGACTGATGCTGAAAAGG CCCAAATATTGGCTCTGGAGCAGCAGCTATTGGAGAAAGACCATGAGTTGGCTGCCCTGCGAGAGAGTCTTGTGCTGGCTGAAGAGCGGGGCTCAAATGATGCATTCAAGGTAATCTCTGATCAGATTCTAGACCAGCGTGTGGACACTGCCATGGCCCCCTGCGACAGTCCTACAGTGCTGCCAGACCTCTTAGAAGACACACGAGAGGAGGACACCACCCTGGTGGCAGAGGATAGGTCAAGCCTGTCAGTCTCCGCTGATAACGAGAGCAGTCCAGAGCTCATTGAATCCCAGTCTGACTCTCCCGGAGAATCTAAGGGGGCCTCCTCTGATGAGATGGTCACGAGCAGTGACTCCGAGGTGGCCCACAGCAGCTGGACCCTCCTAGAGGCTGTGAACCAAGATGAAGGTCAGCAGTCGCCTCCCATACTGCAGGGCTTTGGCCAGCTCCAGATGCAATCCTGGGAAGAGAACAGCTCGGAGCAGGAAACATCCACAGTCCAGGTGGAGTCCTCATCAGTCATCATCCGTGAGACTGTGCAGGTGCACCTCAAACAGCAGGGGGTGACCCTCTCTGACTCTGCCCCTGGACAGGTGTTTGCCCAGGCCCTGGCAGATGAGATGCAGAACAGGTACAGTGAGCTCATGGCTGAGCTCCAGAGATTGAGAGAGGCTGCCTCAGAGTCACAGGAGAGAACCCAAGGCCTTGAGGAAGAGATTCGGTCCCTGGCAGCTGCCAAGGATGAGGCAGAGTCCCAGGCCCAGAGATATGAGGAAGAGCTCCAGTCAGCCAGGTCAGAGATGGACACGGTGGCCCAGCACAGTGGCTCTGAGTTGGAGAGGCAGAGCATGGTGATGCATCTCCTGGAGGAGCAGCTGGACAGCCTGCAGACAGAAGGCAGCTCCAAAGAGCAGAAGATCCAGGCCCTGCAGGCAGACCTGGACGAGGCTCAGCGCTCTCTCTCTGAGCAGGAGGGCCAGGCCAGGATGCTGAGCACCCAGCTGGAAGAAGGGGAGATCACTTCCTCTGAGCTGGAGCAGAAGCTCCAAGACATGGAGGCCAGCTTGCTGGAGTTCTCTCAGGCTAGGGACATGGCCAAAGCTGTACTGTCTGAGAGGGACACTGAGATTAACGAGCTGCAACTGCGTATTACCCAGAAAGAGCAGGAGATGATGGAGCTGAGCAACGGCTTGTCTGCCAAACTGCTCCAGACCGGTGAGGAGATGTTCCTGATGAGCACAGAGGTCAAGAAACTGAATAAGCAGATATTTGAGCTTGAGAAAGCTGGAGAAAATGAGAAAGCGACAGGGGAGAGTCATGTAGAGGATAGTGATGAGCTCACTAGTTTGCGAAAGGACAAAGAGGATCTGACAACCCAAGTGGCCACCATTAAAAAGAGGTTGCAGGCAGCCCTGGTGCAGCGCAAAGAGCTGATGAAAAAAGTTGCAGAGTTTGAGAAAGAGGCAGATCAAAGGAAAGGACAAGTAGGGAAAGCAACGGAGGAAGCCCCTGCAAGTGTACCAGCTTTAGAAAAATACAGAAAACAAGAGGATATGGCAATTGAAACTACTCTCGAAGAGTTCAGACAAGACTTGAGGTCCAAAGAAGAGGTCTTGGAAGTTTTGGAACAGAAAATCAGCCAGCAGGATCAGGTTCTGGAAGAAACACTTGAAATGACCAGAAGGCTGAGTGAGGGAGCTCAGCAGACTCCAGAGGCTGACACCTCATCTGAAATCACTGGGTTGCAGTCCCAGGTGGCCTCACCGGAGTCAGATTGCGAAACACTGCAAAAGAAACTCCAGGAGGCCCAGGACTCTCACAAAGAAACCATCCGCATGGCCAAAGAAAAGGACAGGCACCACCGCGAACAGCTTAAACAACAAAAGGAAGAGTACAATGGGCTGTTGGAGCGTTTGGAGGAGCAGGTTGGTGAACGAGATGAGCTGTTGACTAGACTGAGCGAGCTCGAGGAACTGCAGGCACAGAAAGAGGTGAGCACAGAGAAGGAAGTACATGCCGAGCTGGAGACCAACGCTGCAGTGGAGAAGATTGAGAAGCCAGCTGCAGGAGATTGGGTCCAGGAAGACTGGGTGGAATTTTCAGCTCCTGAGAATgaagcacaacaacaacaaggtgATAAACCCATTACCAATGCCGAGGAACCCTCTCAGCTACTTTCAGCTGACATTGAGGCCTCATTACAAGCTCTGAAAGAAGAGGTCCAGGCTGAGAAGGCATCTTGTACAGAGTTGGAGGGCCAACTGCAGGAGAGTCAGGCTAGCCTGTCACTCAGGGAAAGTGAGCTTCTAGTGCTGGGCAAAGAGCTGCAGGccctgagagagaaggagagccaGATTGAACATGTCTATGAGGAGTTGGAGGCTCTGAGGGAGAAGTGTCTCCAGGCTCAGACCTATGCAGAAGCTGTGAAAGCAGAGTTGGAGGCTGCAGCCAAGGGAGCCGCATCAGACTCCGCTGAGTCCACCATTGCCGTCCTGCAGACAGAGGTGGAGGACTTCAAGCAGTTCCTGAGCAACAAGAACAATGAGATCATGGAGCTTAGCCAGCAGCTGGGTGAGCAAAGCTCCCTCCTCCAGTCTATGCAAGAGACAGTGTATGAGAAGGACCAGTCGATCGCCTCCCTGCAAGAAGGCCTGAGAGCAGAGAAGGAAAGGAGCCAGAGACTGGAGGCCGAGGTCCCCCAGAagcaggaggaagagaaaggCAGCGAGGCCAAGATCCTGCAGCTTCAGCAGAAGCTCAAAGCTGCCCTTATCTCCCGCAAAGAGGCCCTCAAAGAGAACAAAAGCCAGAAAGAAGAGTTGGCCTCCACTGAGAAAGTCATCACTGAACTGCAGCAGAGGATGGAGGCTAGAGAAGTCGAGCTGGAGAAGctgagagcagaaagagagaggctgaTAGAGGAGGTCGATCGGACCTTGGTGGAGAACCAGAGCCTTGGGGGATCCTGCGAGAGCCTCAAGCTGGCCATGGAGGGTATGCTGACAGAGAAAGACTTCTGTAAAAGAGAGGCAGAGTCTGCCAGAGAGGAGGCTGCCCGGGCATGCAGAGAATGGGAGGACAAGGTGCATGGGATGAAGGATGAGTATGAGACTCTGCTAAAGTCCTATGAGAATGTGAGTGATGAGGCAGAGCGTGTGAGACGTGTGCTGGAAGCTGCTAGGCAGGAGAGGAAGGAGCTTGTTGCTAGAGCCAGGACCCACGAGGCAGCCAAGCAGGAGGCTGAACGGCAGAAAGAAGAGGCCCAGAAAGAGGTGGACACTGTCAAAGACAAGATGAGGAAGTTTGCCAAGACCAAGCAGCAAAAAATCATGGATTtagaggaggagaatgagagacTCCGAGAGATGGATGAAAAGAAAGGAATAAGAAGAGAGGACAAGGCACTCAAAGGAGAACTTGAAAGACTCAAAGAAGAGTTTGAGGCTCTGAAAGCTGATTTGAATGCCACTACGGCACAGAGGGACTCCTTAGAACAGCAGGGTGTTGAGTTAAGGGAGCAACTAGCCCAAGAGCTAGAGAAAGGGGATATATTAGCCCCAGATAAAACCCCCAGCTCTGATGATGTAGTGGAGGAGACTATTGTTGCCCAGCAGCCTAGTACAGTCATGACTAAAACTACCCAAGAGCCAGTTAAGAGCCAGCCTCAGGACATAGAGCCACATAGTCAGGCCATAGAGTCTGAGGTAGCTCCACCTGAAACGCCCTCTGTTGAGGAGATGGTGAAGACCGAAATAACTGAAAATACACAGGCCCTAATTGATGAGAAATTGAGCAAAATGGAGGAAGCCCTacagtcagagagggaactgaggCAACAGCGCGAGGCTGAACTCACTGCCGAGCTGGCCTCTCTGGAGCAGCGCCTTCAGGAGACTAAAGAAAAggaacagacccagagagaggagccagTGAAGACGGACATGTCTGAAAGTGAACTGGCCACAATTGAGGGAAAACGGAGGGAAATGGAGGCAGCCCTACATTCAGAGAGGGAACCGTGGCAAGAGAGTGAGGCTGAACTCAAGGCTGGACTAGCCTCTCTGGAGCAGCTCCTTCAGGAGAGTAAAGTTAAGGAACAGAGCCTGATGGAGGAGAGCTCTAAAAGGGAAGCCCAACTCCAGGAGCTCCACAGCAGCCTGGAGGTAGAAAAGGACGACCTAGAGGAGTGTCTGATGAACCAGCTGGCCCAGCTGAATGGCAGCATCGCCGGCTACCAGCAGGACGCGGCAGATAGCCGGGAGCGCCTTGCGGAGCTGCAGCGGGAggtggagagactggagagggagCGGGCCGAACTGGAAGCCCTGGccgagagcgagagggaccgggcagccAGGCTGGAGGAGGACAAGAggcaggcccagagagagagggctgaggcAGAGGCCGAGTCAGGGAAacagaaggagctggagcagcagCTGAAGTCCGCCCAGAGGGTGAAAGAGGGCAGCCAGAGTCGGGCAAAGCAGCTGGAGGAGCTGCTGAGAGAGAAGCAGCTGGAGGTGCGCCAGATGCAGAAGGACTGCATCCAGTACCAGGAAAGGATCAGCGAGATGGCCAGGGAGGGCAAGGCTTTGCAACTGGGCAGCAACGAGGTCCACAAAGAGCTTGGGCAAGCCTATCTGGAGAGGACCAAAGTCACAGACGCTTTGAAGAAGGCTGAGGCTGAGCTATCTAGCTGCAAAGCCCAGCTGGTTGAGACCCAGACAGAGGCCAGCCAGGCCAAAGCTGAGAGGAGAGCCTGTGAGCAGACCGCTctacagagagaggctgagtTAAAAGCAGAAGCAGAGCAGAGCCTGGACTCTGTGAGGTTCAGGCTGGGAGCTGAGCTGAAGCAGATTGAGCTGAGGTTGGAGGAGTCTTAccgggagaaggagagagaggaggatgccacccgggaggcaaaaGAGCTGACTGACACCGCTGAGAGACAGGCCCAGCAGATGCAGGCCCGCCTGGATGAGTCTCTGGCCCGACTGGCTGCCTTCTCGCGCTGTATGTCCTCCCTGCAGGACGACAGGGACCGCGTGCTGGATGAGACCCGGCAGTGGGAGAGTCGCTTCAACAGCACCCTCCAGGGGAAGGAGGCCGAGGTGCGGGAGGGAGAGACCCGATCCAGAGATCTGGCTGAAAAGCTGCAGAAAGAGACCGCACAGAGAGAAGAGCTACAGCTTACAGTGGACAG ACTGCAGAAAGCAGACGAGCAGTGGCAGCTGAAATGGGAGCAGGAAGAGAAGAAGCTCCGTGAGAACCAAGCTGCCCTGGAGCAGGAGAGGGGAGAGCTTCAGAAGTCCCTAGCCCAGACCGTGACCTCCCTGGCTGACACTCGCGCCCAGCTGGCTTCCCTGGAGAGCGAGGCGGAGGGGCTCCGCCACAGAACCCAGGCCCTGGAAGAGGCAGTTGGGAAGCTGCAGGGAGAGACCAATGAGGTCAGGTCCCAGCTGAAGGAGAGGGAAGCAGAGGGAAGGAGGCTGGGCCTGAGCGTGGAACAACTGGAGACAGACCTGCGCTCTTCCAAGACCCTGACAGAGAGCCTGCAGACCACGCTgtgtgagaaggagaggagagaggtagagctgCTGGGGGAGAAGGAGCAGGCCGTGACAGAG GCTGCAGAGGAGGCCAGGAGGGAAGCTGACGCCAGGGCCCAGGAGGCTGAgaaggagctggaggagaggagagaggaggtgcggGGTCTGGAGGACCGGCTGCGGAaggcagaggaggagagcagcCACAGCAAAGCCAGGCTGGACGCCTTCACCAAGGCCATGGGCTCTTTACAGGACGACAGAGACCGAGTACTTGGCATGTACAAACAGCTGGAGGAGAAACATCtgcag gtgaTGATGGAAAAAGACGCTCTGATCCAGGAGGCTGCTGCGGAGAATAACAGTCTGAAGGAGGAGCTGCGCTCCCTATTGGTCCAGAGGGACGACCTCCACGCAGAGAAGGCCAAGCTATCTGCCCAGCTTCACGGCTACAGGGACGACCTTACCCAGGTCCTCACCATGAAGGAGTCCCAGCACAAGCAGCTCTTGTCCGGCCAGCTGGAGCGCATCACTAccctggagaaggagagagctgaGCTAGAGGCTAAGATCAAGAGCCTGGAGGGAGGGGAGGCTTTTGTTCAGGCGGTGGAGAGGGAGACACTCAGCCAGGCTGGTGATAGTGGAAACAGGCAGGTGAGAGACGCTCCCGGGGCGGAGGTAGAGAAGCTGAGGGAGCAGCTGCaggctgccagggcccaggtGGAGAGCCTGGAGGAGAGCCTTGCCAAGGAAAGAGAGGTGCAGGAGGCTCGGCAGAAGGAGCTGAAAGAACTGCGTTGGGAGGGAGGGGTGACGCGCACGGAATCGGAGACAGCGGCCGAGAGGGTGGCTGAGCTGGCCCGAGACCTGCTGAGCATGGAGCAGaggctgctggaggagagggaggtggccGGCCAGCTCCGGGCCCAGAACCAGGCGTTCGGCCAGGCCATGGCATCACTGCAGGGCAGCAGGGACCAGGCACTCAGCCAGGCCCAGGAGCTCAGCCTCAGACTGGAGGAGATGAGCCTGGTAGGGGGCCAGCAGACACCCACCACAGGCCATGGAGGATCCACTGCGGAGGTGTGGGGACTGAAGAACGCTCTGTCAGCCCTGCAGAACGACAGGGAGAGACTG TTGGAACAGCTCCAGCGGCAGCACTCAGAGCTCACTCGACTGGGAGGAGGAGAGCTGTCTAGACTCAGCCAGGagctagaggaggagaagaggagggctgATGAGATGGCGGACAGGATGAGGGAGCTAGACAACCTGAGGCAGAGGGAGAACCAGGAACTAGAAATTCTCAG gctGGAGCAGGTTGACTGGCAGGTCCAGGCAGAGCTCCTGAAGCAGCAGACCCTGGCCACCCTCTCAGACCGTGACCAGCAGGTGCGCCAGCTCGGTGCCATGTTGGAGGAGGCCCGCGCCACCAGGCCCAAACCACCGGAGGAACACCACCAGAGACAG ctCTCACATGTGTTTGAGGAGAACCGCCATCTCTCCTCCCAGTTCCAAGGCAGTTCCCAGAGGCTAGACGAGGCAGAGAGCCGCTGCACTGCCCTCCAGAGGCAGCTCCAGGAACTGCACGAAGACAACCGCAAG gGGACAGGGGAAGTGGACAGTGCCCCCGGAGCTCCTCAGCAGCACAGTGGCCTTTCAGAGAGCGAGAGCCTCAGGGTGGATTTTAAAGATCTCCAGCGCAG ACTGGATGAGGAGCAGCAGTATAGGGTGGCTGTGGAGGAGCAGCTAATGGCCGCCCAGGACCGCCTCAAACG GATCAACCAGGGTGAATGGCAGTCGGCCCATGAAGGGCAGTTCTCTGCTTCTGAGACAGCTGTCCTCATTGAGCCACCAGGAGGCTCTGTCACCCGA ATTCGGGGGAGCAACAGGCCAGGCCTGATGAGAATGCTGCGCGTGTCCTTCTGCTCTCGCCAGCGCACACCCCTGCTGGTGTCCCTCTACCTGCTCACCGTGCACGTGCTGCTACTGCTCTGCCTGGGGGGTTACGTTTAG